One part of the Tautonia rosea genome encodes these proteins:
- a CDS encoding zinc-ribbon domain-containing protein yields the protein MRLASRDWDDDSEDWDEDPDDWDDDDESAVLPCPSCGAEVYEDAEQCPHCGEFIVRRLRVWEGRPWWWVAMGLLGIGAMIWALI from the coding sequence ATGCGGCTCGCTTCTCGCGACTGGGATGACGATTCCGAAGACTGGGACGAGGACCCCGACGATTGGGATGACGACGACGAATCGGCCGTGCTTCCCTGCCCGTCCTGCGGTGCCGAGGTTTATGAGGACGCCGAACAATGCCCCCACTGCGGGGAGTTCATTGTCCGACGTCTCCGGGTCTGGGAGGGAAGGCCGTGGTGGTGGGTCGCGATGGGGCTCTTGGGGATCGGAGCGATGATCTGGGCCTTGATCTGA